Proteins encoded within one genomic window of Sulfurovum sp. XGS-02:
- a CDS encoding iron-sulfur cluster assembly scaffold protein, producing the protein MGIDSLVGGTIWDEYSNKVTDLMNNPQNMGEITEEQAKEMGAKLIVADFGAESCGDAVRLYWAVDPETDKILESKFKSFGCGTAIASSDTMAELCKGKTVDEAVKITNIDVEKAMRDEPDTPAVPPQKMHCSVMAYDVIKKAAAQYKGVDIDSFEQEVIVCECARVTLSTLKEVIRLNDLTTVEQITDYTKAGAFCKSCIKPGGHEEKDVYLVDLLEEYEKEKMAAGATLGNEGGAGADFAKMTIVQRIKAVDKVVDENIRQMLVMDGGDMEILDIKENGANFDIYIRYLGACSGCASSSTGTLFAIENILKEKLDENIRVLPI; encoded by the coding sequence ATGGGTATAGATAGTTTAGTAGGCGGTACCATCTGGGATGAGTACAGCAATAAAGTAACAGATTTAATGAATAACCCACAAAACATGGGTGAGATCACAGAAGAACAAGCCAAAGAGATGGGTGCAAAACTCATCGTTGCTGACTTCGGTGCAGAGAGCTGTGGCGATGCCGTAAGACTCTACTGGGCAGTAGATCCGGAGACAGACAAAATTCTTGAATCTAAGTTCAAAAGTTTTGGTTGTGGTACAGCGATTGCCTCTTCTGATACAATGGCAGAGCTTTGTAAAGGAAAAACAGTTGATGAAGCTGTAAAGATCACAAATATCGATGTTGAAAAAGCAATGCGTGATGAACCGGATACACCGGCAGTACCACCGCAAAAAATGCACTGTTCGGTAATGGCTTATGATGTGATCAAAAAAGCTGCTGCACAATACAAAGGTGTAGATATCGATAGTTTTGAACAAGAAGTGATCGTATGTGAATGTGCACGTGTCACACTCTCTACACTCAAAGAGGTGATCCGTCTTAATGACCTTACAACCGTTGAACAGATCACAGATTACACAAAAGCGGGTGCATTTTGTAAATCATGTATCAAGCCTGGCGGACACGAAGAGAAAGATGTCTATCTTGTAGACCTGTTAGAGGAGTATGAAAAAGAAAAAATGGCTGCGGGTGCAACACTCGGTAATGAAGGTGGTGCCGGTGCTGATTTTGCTAAGATGACTATCGTTCAGCGTATCAAAGCAGTAGATAAAGTAGTCGATGAAAATATCAGACAAATGCTTGTAATGGATGGCGGTGATATGGAGATCCTTGACATCAAAGAGAACGGTGCGAACTTTGACATTTATATCCGTTATTTAGGTGCGTGTTCTGGTTGTGCAAGTTCAAGTACAGGTACACTTTTCGCTATAGAAAATATCTTAAAAGAGAAACTGGACGAAAACATCAGAGTTTTACCAATCTAA
- a CDS encoding NifS family cysteine desulfurase, with amino-acid sequence MKVYLDNNATTIVDPQVFAEMEPYFVQKYGNPNSLHIFASDTHPGIKAGMERIYAGINSPREDSVIITSCATESNNWVLKSIYFDQILTGKKNHIIVSEVEHPSVIATAKFIESMGCKVTYLPINHEGLIDAQSVEDSITDKTALVSVMWANNETGAIFPVQEIGAICKKHNVPFHTDAVQAIGKIPVDVQSFNVDYLTFSAHKFHGPKGVGALYMKKGKELMPLLHGGSQMGGYRSGTLNVPGIVGMGKAMEQAIDALDYEMSEIRKMRDNFEDELLKIEDTFVVTPREKRTPNTILISFRGIEGESMLWDLSRAGIGASTGSACASEDLEANSVMEAIGAAEDLAHTAIRFSLSRYTTQDEIDYTLKVVKAAVIRLRGISSSYAYAPEGHESGLDAHHH; translated from the coding sequence ATGAAGGTCTATTTAGACAATAATGCAACAACGATCGTTGACCCTCAGGTCTTCGCTGAGATGGAACCTTATTTTGTACAAAAATATGGTAATCCAAACTCATTACATATATTTGCAAGTGACACACACCCTGGTATCAAAGCCGGTATGGAAAGAATCTATGCGGGTATCAATTCTCCCAGAGAGGATTCTGTGATCATCACCTCTTGTGCAACTGAGAGTAATAACTGGGTACTTAAAAGCATCTATTTTGATCAGATCCTGACAGGTAAAAAGAACCATATTATCGTCTCTGAGGTGGAGCACCCTTCTGTCATTGCTACTGCAAAGTTTATTGAGAGTATGGGATGCAAGGTCACCTATCTTCCTATCAACCATGAGGGACTTATCGATGCACAGAGTGTAGAGGACAGCATTACGGATAAAACTGCTCTTGTATCGGTGATGTGGGCGAACAATGAAACAGGTGCGATCTTTCCAGTACAAGAAATAGGTGCGATCTGTAAAAAACACAATGTACCTTTTCATACAGATGCCGTACAGGCTATAGGGAAGATACCTGTAGATGTACAGTCATTTAACGTAGATTACCTGACATTCTCGGCACATAAATTCCACGGACCTAAAGGTGTAGGGGCCTTGTATATGAAAAAAGGCAAAGAGCTTATGCCTCTACTTCATGGTGGTTCACAAATGGGTGGATACCGTTCAGGTACGCTCAATGTACCTGGTATCGTAGGTATGGGTAAAGCCATGGAACAGGCGATCGATGCACTTGACTATGAAATGTCAGAGATCAGAAAAATGAGAGACAATTTTGAAGATGAACTCCTCAAAATAGAAGACACATTCGTTGTCACACCAAGAGAAAAGAGAACACCAAATACCATCCTTATCTCATTTAGAGGTATCGAAGGTGAATCAATGTTATGGGATCTCAGCCGTGCAGGTATCGGTGCAAGTACAGGTTCAGCCTGTGCAAGTGAAGACCTAGAAGCAAACTCGGTCATGGAAGCTATCGGTGCAGCAGAAGATCTAGCACATACAGCTATCCGTTTTTCACTGAGTCGTTATACGACACAAGATGAGATAGACTACACACTTAAGGTAGTTAAAGCAGCTGTCATAAGACTTAGAGGTATCTCAAGTTCATATGCATACGCACCAGAGGGTCATGAGAGTGGATTAGACGCTCATCACCATTAA
- the folE gene encoding GTP cyclohydrolase I FolE — MNKEEEFEQAVTKVLELLGEDPTREGLVKTPSRVAKALQFLTEGYQQDPKEILNQALFSTSNDEMVLVRDIEFYSMCEHHMLPIIGRAHVAYIPDGKVVGLSKIPRIVNVYARRLQIQEQMTEQIADAISETIKPKGVAVVVHARHMCMEMRGVQKINSTTVSSALRGLFKSDERTRNEFYNLINTPTPSNF; from the coding sequence ATGAATAAAGAAGAAGAATTTGAACAGGCTGTAACCAAAGTCCTTGAACTTTTGGGAGAAGACCCTACACGGGAAGGTTTAGTAAAAACACCCAGCCGTGTAGCCAAAGCACTCCAGTTTCTTACAGAAGGGTATCAGCAAGACCCAAAGGAGATACTGAACCAAGCACTCTTCAGCACAAGTAATGATGAGATGGTACTGGTACGTGATATAGAGTTTTATTCTATGTGTGAACATCACATGCTTCCTATTATAGGACGTGCCCATGTGGCATACATACCTGACGGCAAAGTCGTGGGTCTCTCCAAGATCCCTCGCATCGTCAATGTCTATGCCAGACGTCTGCAGATACAAGAACAAATGACCGAACAGATTGCAGATGCGATTTCCGAAACGATCAAACCTAAAGGTGTGGCTGTAGTCGTACATGCACGCCATATGTGCATGGAGATGAGAGGGGTACAAAAGATCAACTCCACCACAGTCAGTTCTGCACTGCGTGGTCTCTTTAAAAGTGATGAACGTACCAGAAATGAATTTTATAATCTTATCAATACACCTACCCCTTCAAATTTTTAA
- a CDS encoding A/G-specific adenine glycosylase codes for MYRKTHQTIQAWYRQNGRLDLPWRNTKEAYYIYLSEVMLQQTQVKTVLERYYIPFIERFPTLKSLGEAPLDDVLKMWEGLGYYNRAKNLHKTATLVETLPNDIEELIKLPGIGKNTAHAVAAFAFNQPVPIMEANVKRILCRLHQIITPTEKRLWEIAYRLVDKINSFDYNQAMMDIGATICLPRNPKCEICPLGNICKGKEYPERYPAKKKRVVPIREENILIRIYDNKLSLRQREGKFLHGLWGFESVESPECASEYLGEVTHAYTHFKLNCKVYLYYENSPEKSGYFTVDEIEKLAISKVDEKIVKLFLATM; via the coding sequence ATGTATAGAAAAACCCACCAAACCATCCAAGCGTGGTACCGACAAAACGGACGACTGGACCTGCCCTGGCGCAACACAAAGGAAGCCTATTATATCTACCTCTCAGAAGTAATGCTTCAGCAGACACAGGTCAAAACCGTATTGGAGAGATACTACATCCCTTTTATTGAACGTTTTCCTACCCTTAAAAGTTTAGGCGAGGCACCTCTGGATGATGTATTGAAGATGTGGGAAGGGCTTGGCTATTACAATCGCGCCAAAAATTTACACAAGACCGCGACGCTTGTAGAGACGCTTCCAAATGATATAGAGGAGCTCATCAAACTTCCGGGTATCGGTAAAAATACTGCCCATGCCGTCGCTGCCTTTGCCTTTAACCAACCTGTCCCCATTATGGAAGCCAATGTAAAACGTATACTTTGCCGTCTGCACCAAATCATCACACCCACCGAGAAAAGACTATGGGAGATCGCTTACCGCCTGGTAGACAAAATAAATTCTTTCGACTATAACCAAGCGATGATGGATATAGGGGCAACCATCTGTCTGCCTAGAAATCCCAAATGTGAGATCTGTCCTCTTGGCAATATCTGTAAAGGAAAAGAATATCCTGAACGCTATCCTGCAAAAAAGAAACGTGTGGTACCTATCAGAGAAGAGAATATTCTTATCCGTATCTATGATAATAAACTCTCACTGAGACAAAGAGAGGGTAAATTCCTGCATGGCCTCTGGGGTTTTGAATCTGTGGAGAGTCCGGAGTGTGCCTCTGAGTATCTGGGTGAGGTCACCCATGCCTATACACACTTTAAGCTCAACTGTAAAGTCTATCTCTATTATGAGAACTCTCCTGAAAAGTCTGGCTATTTTACTGTAGATGAGATAGAAAAACTCGCTATCTCCAAGGTAGATGAGAAGATTGTTAAATTGTTTTTAGCTACAATGTGA
- the tig gene encoding trigger factor, with protein MKVTVNKVDDANIIVSGTIENSAVEENINKMAVQAGKEMKVDGFRKGKVPPHVVKQMHGDKLAQDAEGEVLRELIDAGMKEAGINPADMLGQPTFKKYDKTDAGIDVEVEISTRPVFEAEGHMDVLPAFERPTASEKEVEEKLNEIAAQQAPYTKIKRKRMVRDGDMVVIDFEGFVDGVAFDGGKAEKFSLKIGSGQFIPGFEEQIIGMKYDEEKTITVTFPEAYQSKDLAGKEAEFKVKLHEIQEQVPAELNDELAQKLLQGEENATLEMLTDRVRTQIESTEISKLYNEDLKPKLVEALVEKFDFALPNNIVEQEIDAKINAKAREMSEEELNSFKDNPEKIEALREEVRADAVASVKATFIVDALAKKEDVSVDDQEVSQAIYYEAMMSGQDPQEVIKYYQENNLLPAVKMGMIEDKLFGKMLGLDK; from the coding sequence GTGAAAGTTACAGTAAACAAAGTAGACGACGCAAATATTATCGTAAGCGGTACTATAGAGAACAGTGCTGTTGAAGAGAACATTAACAAGATGGCAGTTCAAGCCGGTAAAGAGATGAAAGTAGATGGCTTCAGAAAAGGTAAAGTACCTCCACACGTAGTGAAACAAATGCATGGTGACAAACTTGCTCAGGATGCTGAGGGTGAAGTACTCAGAGAGCTTATTGATGCGGGTATGAAAGAAGCGGGTATCAACCCTGCAGATATGCTCGGTCAGCCTACCTTTAAAAAGTATGACAAAACAGATGCGGGTATCGACGTTGAGGTAGAGATCTCTACTAGACCGGTATTTGAAGCAGAAGGCCATATGGATGTACTTCCTGCCTTTGAGAGACCAACGGCATCTGAAAAAGAAGTTGAAGAAAAACTGAATGAGATCGCAGCTCAGCAAGCACCTTATACAAAGATCAAAAGAAAACGTATGGTAAGAGACGGTGACATGGTCGTGATCGACTTTGAAGGTTTTGTTGACGGTGTAGCATTTGACGGCGGTAAAGCTGAGAAGTTCAGCCTTAAGATCGGTTCTGGACAATTCATCCCAGGATTTGAAGAACAGATCATCGGTATGAAGTATGATGAAGAGAAAACGATCACTGTGACTTTCCCTGAAGCGTACCAGTCAAAAGATTTGGCAGGAAAAGAAGCAGAGTTCAAAGTAAAACTTCACGAAATTCAAGAGCAGGTACCAGCAGAGCTTAACGATGAGCTGGCACAAAAACTTCTTCAAGGCGAAGAGAATGCAACACTAGAAATGTTGACGGACAGAGTAAGAACACAGATCGAGTCAACAGAAATTTCAAAACTCTATAATGAAGATCTTAAACCGAAATTGGTTGAAGCATTGGTAGAGAAATTCGACTTTGCATTGCCGAACAATATCGTTGAACAAGAGATCGATGCAAAGATCAATGCAAAAGCAAGAGAGATGAGCGAAGAGGAGCTTAACTCTTTTAAAGACAATCCTGAGAAGATCGAAGCACTTCGTGAAGAAGTAAGAGCAGATGCAGTAGCTTCTGTAAAAGCGACATTTATCGTAGATGCATTGGCTAAAAAAGAAGATGTATCTGTAGATGACCAAGAGGTATCACAAGCGATCTACTATGAAGCGATGATGAGTGGCCAAGATCCGCAAGAAGTGATCAAATACTATCAAGAGAACAATCTTCTTCCTGCAGTGAAGATGGGTATGATCGAAGACAAACTCTTTGGTAAGATGCTAGGTTTAGATAAATAA
- the clpP gene encoding ATP-dependent Clp endopeptidase proteolytic subunit ClpP, which translates to MSYIPYVVEQTGRGERSYDIYSRLLKDRIIMLSGEVNDQVASTVVAQLLFLEAQDPDKDIYFYINSPGGVITSGLSMYDTMNYIKPDIVTICIGQAASMGAFLLSSGTKGKRYALPHARIMIHQPSGGAQGQSTDIQIQAQEIQRLKDTLNEILAEQTGKTAKRIEKDTERDNFMSSREALEYGLIDKVLTKSFT; encoded by the coding sequence ATGAGTTATATTCCATACGTTGTAGAACAGACCGGTAGAGGTGAAAGATCTTACGATATCTATTCACGGTTGCTTAAGGATCGTATCATTATGCTAAGTGGTGAGGTCAATGATCAAGTGGCTTCGACCGTGGTGGCACAACTTCTTTTTCTTGAAGCACAAGATCCGGATAAAGATATTTACTTTTACATCAACTCTCCGGGGGGTGTGATCACCTCAGGACTTTCTATGTATGACACGATGAACTATATCAAACCTGACATTGTCACGATCTGTATAGGACAGGCAGCATCTATGGGTGCTTTTTTGCTCTCTTCGGGGACAAAGGGTAAACGTTATGCGCTCCCGCATGCACGTATTATGATCCACCAGCCTTCAGGTGGTGCACAGGGGCAGTCAACAGATATTCAGATACAGGCACAAGAGATACAAAGACTCAAAGATACACTTAACGAGATCTTGGCAGAACAGACAGGGAAAACAGCGAAACGTATCGAAAAAGATACGGAGAGAGATAACTTTATGTCGTCGAGAGAAGCACTGGAGTACGGACTTATAGACAAAGTACTTACAAAAAGTTTCACATAA
- the def gene encoding peptide deformylase has protein sequence MVREIVVYPDKRLKLVSKEVESFDGALHDLLDDMYDTMRARNGVGLAAIQVGIDIRALIINIPLEGADGEHDQPRENTLEMINPVILEKDGSEKFQEGCLSVPGIYEEVERAKHVKVAYLDREGNKHEIEDNDFLAIAIQHEIDHLDGKVFIEKLSFTKRKKFEKEWKRRLKEA, from the coding sequence ATGGTTAGAGAAATAGTAGTATACCCGGATAAAAGGCTCAAACTTGTCTCAAAAGAGGTAGAGTCTTTTGATGGTGCATTGCATGATCTTCTTGATGACATGTATGATACGATGCGTGCCCGTAACGGAGTAGGTCTTGCTGCCATTCAAGTGGGTATTGATATACGCGCACTGATCATCAACATCCCTTTAGAGGGGGCAGACGGTGAACATGACCAGCCTAGAGAAAATACGCTGGAGATGATCAACCCTGTGATCCTTGAAAAAGACGGTTCAGAAAAATTTCAAGAAGGGTGCCTCTCTGTTCCGGGTATCTATGAAGAAGTTGAACGTGCAAAACATGTGAAAGTAGCGTATCTTGACAGAGAGGGCAATAAGCATGAGATAGAAGATAATGATTTTCTTGCCATTGCCATACAGCACGAGATAGACCATCTGGACGGAAAAGTATTCATTGAAAAACTCTCTTTTACGAAAAGAAAGAAATTCGAAAAAGAGTGGAAACGAAGATTAAAAGAGGCATAA
- the gdhA gene encoding NADP-specific glutamate dehydrogenase, producing the protein MEYIEQALMRAESSNCKSDTIFLQALKEVLDTIQPLIEKHPEYLHQNIIDRIMVPNREIHFKIEWMDDDNIIHVNNGYRIQFNNALGPYKGGVRFHPSVNPDILKFLAFEQIFKNAITGLHIGGAKGGADFDPKDKSDKEIMKFCQAFMSAFYNSIGADIDILGGDIGVGSREVGYLFGQYKQLTNSYDSIITSKPLSLGGSLGRTEATGYGLIYFTQTLLEDMGETLKGKICTISGSGNVAIHAIEKLYEIGAIPVTCSDSKGAIHDSNGIDIELLKKIKLERRASLEYYALERKKATYVKRESYNEGCSFVWGIPCFAAFPCATQNELGENSAKLLIENDVKIVAEGANMPTTPEAIALFEEHNILFGPAKAANAGGVAVSVLEMSQNSSLNYLSFEKVDKRLKDIMSNIYSDLKQTCDEYNLDMDLVSAANILGFQRVADAMIMQGV; encoded by the coding sequence ATGGAGTATATTGAGCAAGCATTGATGCGTGCCGAAAGCAGTAACTGTAAAAGTGACACCATTTTTCTTCAAGCACTGAAAGAGGTGCTTGATACGATACAACCGCTGATAGAAAAACATCCCGAATATCTCCACCAAAATATCATCGACCGTATCATGGTCCCCAACAGAGAGATCCACTTTAAAATAGAGTGGATGGATGATGACAATATCATCCATGTCAATAACGGGTACAGAATTCAATTTAACAATGCTTTAGGTCCCTACAAAGGCGGGGTACGTTTTCATCCTTCGGTCAATCCGGATATCCTGAAATTTCTTGCTTTTGAACAGATCTTTAAAAATGCGATCACCGGTCTTCATATAGGAGGTGCAAAAGGCGGAGCCGATTTTGACCCTAAAGATAAAAGCGATAAAGAGATCATGAAGTTTTGTCAAGCATTTATGTCTGCTTTTTATAACAGTATCGGTGCCGATATCGATATCCTGGGTGGAGATATAGGTGTAGGATCCAGAGAAGTAGGCTATCTGTTTGGACAATACAAACAGCTCACCAACTCTTACGACAGTATCATCACCTCCAAGCCCCTCTCCCTAGGCGGAAGTTTGGGACGTACCGAGGCGACAGGCTATGGGCTTATCTATTTCACACAGACCTTACTGGAGGATATGGGAGAAACACTCAAAGGTAAGATATGTACGATCAGCGGTAGCGGTAATGTTGCGATCCATGCGATAGAAAAACTCTATGAGATCGGTGCCATTCCTGTCACCTGTTCGGATTCCAAAGGTGCGATACATGACAGTAACGGTATAGATATTGAACTTTTAAAAAAAATAAAGCTGGAGAGAAGGGCCTCGCTGGAATATTATGCATTGGAGAGGAAAAAAGCCACCTATGTGAAAAGAGAAAGCTATAATGAGGGGTGCAGCTTTGTATGGGGTATCCCTTGTTTTGCCGCATTTCCCTGTGCCACACAGAATGAATTGGGCGAAAACTCTGCAAAACTGCTCATAGAGAATGATGTGAAGATCGTTGCAGAAGGCGCAAATATGCCTACCACGCCTGAAGCGATCGCTCTTTTTGAAGAGCACAATATTCTTTTTGGACCAGCCAAAGCAGCCAATGCCGGCGGTGTGGCTGTCTCTGTGTTGGAGATGAGCCAAAACAGTTCATTGAACTATCTCTCATTTGAAAAAGTAGATAAAAGACTCAAAGACATTATGTCCAATATCTACAGTGACCTCAAGCAGACATGCGATGAGTATAACCTCGATATGGACCTTGTCTCTGCTGCAAATATCTTAGGATTTCAACGTGTGGCAGATGCCATGATCATGCAGGGAGTGTAA
- a CDS encoding YeiH family protein produces MPFSPQNRKGTMSGIIFVAIFAAAATFISDFPAVQALGISPLVIGIVIGIFYANTLHNQTPEEWQGGITFSAKKILRFAIVFYGFRLTFQEIIDVGMAGFLVSLIMLASTFILGTWLGHKIFGMEKDTSMLTASGASVCGAAAVLATEPVLKSEEYKAAIAVSMVVLFGTISMFLYPVLYTAIIEPAAGFLHMTAKEFGIYVGGTIHEVAQVVAVPASVPGSPKEMADAAVIVKMTRVIMIAPMLIILGIYLSYSAKKEGGAGEKVKLVIPWFAVYFIGVAGFNSLHLVPTDIVSLINEIDTFLLTMAMTALGMGTRFAKFKGLGLAPVYTASAMFAWLVIGGFIITKAVCSVF; encoded by the coding sequence ATGCCATTTTCACCACAAAATCGTAAGGGTACGATGAGCGGTATTATATTTGTCGCTATCTTCGCTGCGGCTGCAACATTTATCTCGGATTTCCCTGCTGTCCAAGCATTGGGTATCTCACCGCTCGTGATCGGTATCGTCATAGGAATATTTTATGCCAACACTTTGCATAACCAGACGCCAGAAGAGTGGCAGGGAGGGATCACTTTCTCAGCCAAAAAGATCCTTCGTTTTGCAATCGTATTCTATGGTTTCCGACTGACTTTTCAAGAGATCATCGATGTAGGTATGGCAGGATTCCTAGTTTCTCTTATCATGCTGGCTTCTACATTTATCCTCGGTACATGGCTGGGACATAAGATCTTCGGTATGGAGAAAGATACTTCTATGCTTACCGCTTCAGGTGCATCGGTATGTGGTGCGGCAGCTGTATTGGCAACAGAACCTGTACTGAAGTCAGAAGAGTATAAAGCTGCTATTGCGGTATCGATGGTTGTACTTTTCGGTACGATCTCAATGTTCCTCTACCCGGTACTCTATACAGCGATCATTGAGCCTGCTGCTGGATTTTTGCATATGACAGCAAAAGAGTTTGGTATCTATGTCGGTGGTACAATCCATGAAGTGGCTCAGGTGGTTGCGGTACCTGCTTCCGTACCGGGTTCACCTAAAGAGATGGCAGATGCGGCTGTGATCGTAAAGATGACAAGAGTCATTATGATCGCTCCAATGTTGATCATCCTTGGTATCTATCTAAGCTATAGTGCTAAAAAAGAGGGTGGTGCAGGTGAAAAAGTGAAACTGGTGATCCCTTGGTTTGCTGTCTACTTTATCGGTGTTGCAGGTTTCAACTCACTGCATCTTGTGCCTACGGATATTGTAAGCCTGATCAACGAGATCGATACGTTCCTCCTTACAATGGCGATGACTGCCCTGGGTATGGGAACACGTTTTGCGAAATTCAAAGGACTTGGACTCGCACCTGTCTATACCGCATCAGCAATGTTCGCATGGCTTGTCATCGGTGGATTTATCATTACTAAAGCGGTCTGTTCGGTATTTTAA
- a CDS encoding LysR family transcriptional regulator — translation MKLTLRQMEIFLNVVVSGHLTNVAKDMKLSQSAISMSIKELENILGRPVFDRINKKLVLNEVGRAFYKEIDPIFKKLSDIEYEFKNSENKGMIRVGASTTIVDYLMPAIICSYMSSYPDVKITLKEGNTKEIADMIKEGTIDIGFVEGLVPGSEIVKEKIGVDELVVVTANEELCKPCKIDELEQKRWVLREEGSGTREVFLGYIKEKVDNLNIFLELGHTESIKSILMNGECLTCISKISVKNELEEGKLCRIPVENFECKRDFLMIYHKDKYHSSLFEKFVFFSRKLMMQMIEGQKA, via the coding sequence ATGAAATTAACACTTAGACAAATGGAGATCTTCCTCAATGTTGTGGTCTCTGGACATTTGACGAATGTTGCTAAAGATATGAAGCTCAGCCAATCAGCAATCTCTATGTCCATTAAAGAACTGGAAAATATTTTGGGCCGGCCTGTGTTTGACCGGATCAATAAAAAACTTGTGTTGAATGAAGTGGGACGTGCTTTTTACAAAGAGATAGATCCTATCTTTAAAAAGCTTTCAGACATTGAGTATGAATTTAAGAATTCAGAGAATAAGGGGATGATCCGTGTAGGAGCCAGTACCACGATCGTAGATTATTTGATGCCTGCGATTATCTGCAGTTATATGAGTTCTTACCCTGATGTTAAGATCACGCTCAAAGAGGGGAACACAAAAGAGATCGCAGATATGATCAAAGAGGGGACGATCGATATAGGTTTTGTCGAAGGGCTTGTTCCAGGCTCAGAGATCGTCAAAGAGAAAATAGGGGTAGATGAACTGGTTGTTGTGACTGCAAATGAGGAGCTCTGCAAACCATGTAAAATAGATGAACTGGAACAAAAAAGATGGGTACTTAGAGAAGAGGGTTCTGGTACAAGAGAGGTCTTTTTGGGGTACATTAAAGAGAAGGTGGATAATTTAAATATTTTCCTGGAATTGGGACATACAGAATCCATTAAAAGTATTCTGATGAACGGTGAATGTTTGACCTGTATCTCTAAGATCTCAGTGAAAAATGAACTTGAGGAGGGGAAACTATGTAGAATTCCTGTAGAAAACTTTGAGTGTAAAAGAGATTTCCTGATGATCTATCATAAGGACAAGTATCATAGTTCACTGTTTGAAAAGTTTGTCTTCTTCTCTCGAAAACTGATGATGCAGATGATAGAGGGGCAAAAAGCCTAG
- the mobA gene encoding molybdenum cofactor guanylyltransferase MobA, which produces MRDITTAVIFAGGKSSRMGKDKALLPFANYPTLAEFQQAKLSRLFDEVYISAKENKFDFDCRMIQDNYRENSPLVGIISVFETLKAEEVFILSVDAPFVSNETIEKILKQDDSGFDVVVAQSPSGVQPLCGLYKRSILPLAYRQLEKENHRLGDLLHLANTLFVAFDDDAPFTNLNRPEEYQQALKSFENR; this is translated from the coding sequence ATGAGAGACATCACAACTGCCGTGATATTTGCCGGAGGAAAAAGTTCCCGTATGGGCAAGGACAAGGCCCTGCTCCCTTTTGCCAACTACCCTACACTGGCGGAATTTCAACAAGCTAAACTCAGTCGTTTGTTTGACGAAGTCTATATCTCGGCTAAGGAGAATAAATTTGATTTTGATTGCAGGATGATCCAGGACAACTATAGGGAAAACTCTCCGCTTGTAGGAATCATCTCTGTCTTTGAAACGCTAAAAGCAGAAGAGGTGTTTATTTTGAGTGTGGATGCACCCTTTGTCAGCAATGAGACCATAGAAAAAATTTTGAAACAGGATGATAGCGGATTCGATGTAGTCGTTGCGCAAAGTCCCAGTGGTGTGCAGCCACTCTGCGGACTTTATAAAAGATCTATACTACCTTTGGCCTATAGGCAACTGGAAAAAGAGAACCATAGATTGGGTGACCTGCTGCACCTTGCCAATACCCTCTTTGTAGCGTTCGATGACGATGCTCCCTTTACAAACCTGAACCGTCCCGAAGAGTATCAGCAAGCACTTAAGAGTTTTGAAAACCGTTGA